One genomic window of Haloarchaeobius salinus includes the following:
- a CDS encoding metal ABC transporter ATP-binding protein, with amino-acid sequence MAVVEAEGVTFGYGDTPVVEDVSLAVEPGAFLGLVGPNGSGKTTLLELLVGLRRPDAGSVSLFGEPAHSFADGERVGYVAQDATHTGGRMPVTVREAVRMGRYPHRPFGRFSDDDRRAIESALDRVGIRDLADRRVDRLSGGQRQRVAIARTLAAEADLLALDEPTVGVDAESREAFYELLAELNASGLTVILVEHDIGVVTSHASEVACLNRELFFHGDPETFVETDALADAYGGNQHVLAHDHP; translated from the coding sequence GCCGAGGGCGTGACGTTCGGGTACGGCGACACGCCGGTCGTCGAGGACGTCTCGCTCGCCGTCGAACCCGGCGCGTTCCTCGGGCTTGTCGGCCCGAACGGCTCCGGGAAGACGACGCTGCTCGAACTGCTCGTGGGGCTGCGCCGACCCGACGCCGGGAGCGTCTCGCTGTTCGGCGAGCCCGCCCACTCGTTCGCCGACGGCGAGCGCGTCGGCTACGTCGCACAGGACGCGACGCACACGGGCGGCCGGATGCCGGTGACCGTCCGCGAGGCCGTCCGGATGGGGCGGTACCCCCACCGGCCCTTCGGCCGGTTCTCGGACGACGACCGACGAGCCATCGAGTCCGCGCTCGACCGCGTCGGTATCCGCGACCTGGCGGACCGACGCGTCGACCGCCTCTCGGGCGGGCAGCGCCAGCGCGTCGCCATCGCACGCACGCTCGCGGCGGAGGCAGACCTCCTCGCGCTCGACGAGCCGACGGTCGGCGTCGACGCCGAGTCGCGCGAGGCGTTCTACGAGCTGCTGGCAGAACTGAACGCGTCGGGCCTCACGGTCATCCTCGTCGAACACGACATCGGCGTCGTGACGAGCCACGCGAGCGAGGTCGCCTGTCTCAACCGCGAGCTGTTCTTCCACGGCGACCCGGAGACGTTCGTGGAGACGGACGCCCTCGCGGACGCCTACGGCGGGAACCAGCACGTGCTCGCGCACGACCACCCATGA
- a CDS encoding metal ABC transporter permease gives MTGGTLSVAGLPLVLAGLLDWVLDDVWGTLLDALAAVIGVEMLGYPFMQRAYLAAVCIAIIGPLVGSFLVHREMAMIGDTLAHSAFAGVAVGLFVNATFALSVPPLLTALVVAVVAAVLVQLLVDRVGTYTDTSLAVVLTGSFAVGSVLVTATDGGIAVGIDAYLFGSLATVLRGSVGILLAMTLLVTTVVVLAYRPLLYATFDPVGARAAGLHVGRYNLLLVVLTAVVVVGAMQIMGVILVAAMLVIPVATVSSLRGFRRAIVASVLVGLFATTTGATLSYVYDVAAGGAIVLVAIAAYAAVGFGRVVRRTVADATRDLRAPWSSDRPTVEADGGDDERDLD, from the coding sequence ATGACGGGGGGAACGCTCTCCGTAGCCGGACTGCCGCTCGTGCTGGCCGGGTTGCTCGACTGGGTCCTCGACGACGTGTGGGGGACCCTCCTCGACGCGCTCGCGGCGGTCATCGGCGTCGAGATGCTCGGCTACCCGTTCATGCAGCGGGCGTACCTCGCGGCGGTCTGCATCGCCATCATCGGGCCGCTCGTCGGGAGCTTCCTGGTCCACCGGGAGATGGCGATGATCGGCGACACGCTCGCGCACTCGGCGTTCGCGGGCGTCGCCGTCGGCCTGTTCGTGAACGCGACGTTCGCCCTGTCGGTGCCGCCGCTGCTGACCGCGCTGGTGGTCGCCGTCGTCGCGGCGGTGCTCGTCCAGCTGCTCGTCGACCGCGTCGGGACCTACACCGACACCTCGCTGGCGGTCGTGCTGACGGGCTCGTTCGCGGTCGGCAGCGTGCTGGTGACGGCGACCGACGGCGGCATCGCCGTCGGCATCGACGCCTACCTGTTCGGCTCGCTGGCGACGGTCCTGCGCGGGAGCGTCGGCATCCTGCTGGCGATGACGCTGCTGGTGACGACGGTCGTCGTCCTCGCCTACCGGCCGCTGCTCTACGCGACGTTCGACCCGGTCGGTGCGCGCGCGGCCGGGCTCCACGTCGGCCGCTACAACCTGCTGCTGGTTGTCCTGACGGCCGTCGTCGTCGTCGGCGCGATGCAGATCATGGGCGTCATCCTCGTCGCCGCGATGCTCGTGATCCCGGTCGCCACGGTCTCCTCGCTCCGGGGGTTCCGGCGGGCCATCGTCGCGTCGGTCCTCGTCGGACTGTTCGCGACGACCACCGGTGCGACACTCTCGTACGTCTACGACGTGGCGGCCGGGGGGGCTATCGTGCTCGTCGCCATCGCTGCCTACGCGGCGGTGGGGTTCGGTCGGGTCGTCCGGCGCACCGTCGCCGACGCGACCCGTGACCTGCGTGCACCGTGGAGTTCTGACCGGCCGACCGTGGAGGCCGACGGAGGGGACGACGAGCGGGACCTCGACTGA
- a CDS encoding AIM24 family protein, whose product MDLDEFKTRNAPKEGGDVFQLENSKLLDVNVNGSVMAKAGSMIAYEGDISFEQKSSGGLTGMIKKKATGEGSTMMRASGNGQLFLADEGKNVQVIELDPGEEISVNGNDVLAFEDRVEWDIKTISSISGASAGGMFNVFLKGPGFVAITTHGDPLVLETPVRTDPQATVAWSGNVSPGSHRDMNLKSFIGKTSGETFQLDFGQPGGWVIVQPYEEVGPEQ is encoded by the coding sequence ATGGACCTCGACGAATTCAAGACACGGAACGCACCGAAGGAGGGAGGGGACGTCTTCCAGCTGGAGAACTCGAAGCTGCTCGACGTGAACGTGAACGGCTCCGTCATGGCGAAGGCGGGCTCGATGATCGCCTACGAGGGCGACATCTCGTTCGAACAGAAATCCAGCGGTGGCCTGACGGGCATGATCAAGAAGAAGGCGACGGGCGAGGGCTCGACGATGATGCGGGCCAGCGGCAACGGCCAGCTCTTCCTCGCTGACGAGGGCAAGAACGTCCAGGTCATCGAACTCGACCCCGGCGAGGAGATCAGCGTCAACGGCAACGACGTGCTCGCGTTCGAGGACCGCGTCGAGTGGGACATCAAGACCATCAGCAGCATCAGCGGCGCGAGCGCCGGCGGGATGTTCAACGTCTTCCTGAAGGGCCCCGGCTTCGTCGCCATCACCACCCACGGCGACCCGCTCGTGCTGGAGACGCCGGTTCGGACGGACCCGCAGGCGACCGTCGCCTGGAGCGGGAACGTCTCGCCCGGCTCGCACCGTGACATGAACCTCAAGTCGTTCATCGGGAAGACCTCCGGCGAGACGTTCCAGCTCGACTTCGGCCAGCCCGGCGGCTGGGTCATCGTCCAGCCCTACGAGGAAGTCGGCCCGGAACAGTAG
- a CDS encoding SDR family oxidoreductase, whose amino-acid sequence MTGTDDSVEPPELTGDDVLRIDDADFEADRVALVTGAASGIGRATSLVLAANGLTVVATDVDENGLADTRERGAELGFPGDIHPEPADLTDDEHLESVVAAAAEYGDLAYLANIAGMQHISPLEEFPMEVYDTMHEVMLRAPVYLSKLVLPHLRDSGGGCVGNMASVHGHYVTADKVAYNVAKFGLRGLTQSIAAEGAGTVRSFSVSTGYVKTPLVTDQIPDTAEQRGISVQEVVEDVMLGQARTKEMMEPVDVGNLFAFGFSKHAHHLNGGDLLFDGGMTLTYE is encoded by the coding sequence ATGACAGGGACCGACGACAGCGTCGAGCCGCCCGAGCTGACCGGCGACGACGTCCTGCGGATCGACGACGCCGACTTCGAGGCCGACCGCGTCGCGCTCGTGACCGGCGCGGCGTCGGGCATCGGCCGTGCCACGTCGCTGGTGCTGGCGGCGAACGGGCTCACGGTCGTCGCGACGGACGTCGACGAGAACGGCCTCGCGGACACCCGCGAGCGCGGCGCGGAACTGGGCTTCCCGGGCGACATCCACCCCGAGCCCGCCGACCTCACCGACGACGAGCACCTCGAATCGGTCGTCGCGGCCGCGGCCGAGTACGGCGACCTCGCGTATCTCGCCAACATCGCCGGCATGCAGCACATCTCGCCGCTGGAGGAGTTCCCGATGGAGGTGTACGACACCATGCACGAGGTGATGCTCCGGGCCCCGGTCTACCTCTCGAAGCTCGTCCTCCCGCACCTCCGCGACAGCGGCGGTGGCTGCGTCGGCAACATGGCGTCGGTCCACGGCCACTACGTCACCGCCGACAAGGTCGCCTACAACGTCGCCAAGTTCGGGCTCCGGGGGCTCACGCAGTCCATCGCGGCCGAGGGGGCGGGCACTGTCCGGTCGTTCTCGGTCAGCACCGGCTACGTGAAGACGCCGCTCGTCACCGACCAGATCCCGGACACCGCCGAGCAGCGCGGCATCTCCGTGCAGGAGGTCGTCGAGGACGTGATGCTCGGGCAGGCGAGGACGAAGGAGATGATGGAGCCCGTCGACGTCGGCAACCTGTTCGCGTTCGGCTTCTCGAAGCACGCCCACCACCTCAACGGCGGCGACCTGCTGTTCGACGGCGGGATGACGTTGACGTACGAGTAA
- a CDS encoding histidine kinase N-terminal 7TM domain-containing protein, with translation MVGLAAAFHVSLLGLSALLTTWLAVVGWQNRGRPGATPFTGMMAVASVWSAGYAAGLLTPADQDALRLFFEQLQWFGIVLAPVFVLLFFAEYTGFEELQRPAVVAGLCIVPAVTLVLVWTSQYHPLVWRDWTFHAVDGVTVATQQQGPWYRINLLYTYLLLGGGVVLLLYTVRRSEQSFSAASAALVLGIATPTVANLLSVLGYAIYEGHDMTPYAFSITGLAFAIAVFEHDLFERPPSILQLGRTSALGTLNDPVLITDGEGTVVTDNQAARDVLSMPTTLPDDERGTGLIGVAIDALLPERPDPGGESALIASDGHQFEVSASPVEDGWGRPVGTAYLLHDVTEREHRLAELERRQDELERQRTELRELDAINQSIRSVLTSIVRAQSRPELLDGVANRLATTPWYVDPEISDETVAETAVEETDGGRMRAQVPIAFASVGYGTLAVESEREGAFDDHELTILEELCASVGMALNAIETRETLLSDSLVVLTYRVPAEGSVLARVSAAHDCTLTVEGTVPVEDSGLLCYIEVADCDDVEAVVSTLGDADEVERARRVPNRDTVEVRLRGPSVLGVVTARGARLGEASARDGELTFVAETATGNAVRELTEALEEAVGPVTLRSKQERPPVAEDGVRAAAIEGLTDRQREAVVAAHNAGYFEWPRESTAEEIADAMDIASSTFHSHLRKSLSKVVTAHVNRNGDEPDD, from the coding sequence ATGGTCGGGTTGGCTGCGGCGTTCCACGTGTCGTTGCTCGGACTCTCCGCACTGCTGACGACGTGGCTCGCGGTCGTGGGCTGGCAAAACCGTGGCCGCCCGGGGGCGACGCCGTTCACCGGGATGATGGCGGTCGCGAGCGTCTGGAGCGCCGGCTACGCCGCCGGCCTGCTCACGCCTGCCGATCAGGATGCACTCCGACTGTTCTTCGAGCAGCTCCAGTGGTTCGGGATCGTCCTCGCGCCCGTCTTCGTCCTGCTCTTCTTCGCCGAGTACACCGGGTTCGAGGAGCTCCAGCGCCCGGCCGTCGTCGCGGGGCTGTGCATCGTCCCGGCGGTGACGCTGGTGCTCGTCTGGACGAGCCAGTACCACCCGCTGGTCTGGCGGGACTGGACGTTCCATGCCGTCGACGGCGTGACCGTCGCCACCCAGCAACAGGGTCCCTGGTACCGCATCAACCTGCTCTACACCTACCTGCTGCTCGGCGGCGGGGTCGTGCTGCTCCTGTATACGGTCCGGCGGTCGGAACAGTCGTTCTCCGCGGCGAGCGCCGCACTCGTCCTCGGCATCGCGACGCCGACCGTCGCGAACCTGCTCTCGGTGCTGGGCTACGCCATCTACGAGGGTCACGACATGACGCCCTACGCGTTCAGCATCACCGGGCTCGCGTTCGCCATCGCCGTCTTCGAGCATGACCTGTTCGAGCGGCCGCCCTCCATCCTCCAGCTCGGGCGCACCTCGGCACTCGGCACGCTCAACGACCCCGTCCTCATCACCGACGGCGAGGGCACCGTCGTGACCGACAACCAGGCGGCCCGCGACGTGCTCTCGATGCCCACGACGTTGCCCGACGACGAGCGCGGGACCGGCCTCATCGGGGTCGCCATCGACGCACTCCTCCCGGAGCGGCCCGACCCGGGCGGCGAGTCCGCGCTCATCGCCAGCGACGGGCACCAGTTCGAGGTGTCCGCCTCGCCGGTCGAGGACGGCTGGGGACGTCCGGTCGGCACCGCCTACCTGCTCCACGACGTGACCGAGCGCGAGCACCGGCTCGCCGAGCTCGAACGCCGGCAGGACGAGCTCGAGCGCCAGCGGACCGAGCTGCGCGAACTCGACGCCATCAACCAGTCCATCCGGAGCGTGCTCACGAGCATCGTCCGCGCGCAGTCCAGACCGGAGCTGCTCGACGGCGTCGCCAACCGTCTCGCGACCACGCCCTGGTACGTCGACCCGGAGATCAGCGACGAGACCGTGGCGGAGACCGCGGTCGAGGAGACCGACGGCGGCCGGATGCGGGCGCAGGTCCCGATCGCCTTCGCCTCCGTCGGCTACGGCACGCTCGCCGTCGAGAGCGAGCGCGAGGGTGCGTTCGACGACCACGAGCTGACCATCCTCGAGGAGCTGTGCGCCAGCGTCGGCATGGCGCTGAACGCCATCGAGACGCGCGAGACACTGCTCTCGGACAGTCTCGTCGTGCTCACCTACCGGGTACCGGCCGAGGGGTCGGTCCTCGCCCGCGTCAGCGCCGCCCACGACTGCACCCTCACGGTCGAGGGGACGGTCCCGGTCGAGGACTCCGGCCTGCTGTGTTACATCGAGGTCGCGGACTGCGACGACGTCGAGGCGGTCGTCTCGACGCTCGGGGACGCCGACGAGGTCGAACGCGCCCGACGGGTCCCGAACCGCGACACCGTCGAGGTCCGGCTCCGTGGCCCGTCGGTACTCGGTGTCGTGACCGCCCGCGGCGCACGGCTCGGGGAGGCCAGCGCCCGCGACGGTGAACTGACGTTCGTCGCGGAGACCGCCACCGGGAACGCAGTCCGGGAGTTGACGGAGGCGCTCGAGGAGGCCGTCGGGCCGGTGACCCTGCGCTCGAAGCAGGAGCGCCCACCGGTGGCGGAGGACGGGGTTCGCGCCGCCGCTATCGAGGGACTCACCGACCGCCAGCGGGAGGCCGTCGTCGCCGCCCACAACGCCGGCTACTTCGAGTGGCCCCGCGAGAGCACGGCCGAGGAGATCGCCGACGCGATGGACATCGCCTCGTCGACGTTCCACAGCCACCTCCGGAAGTCGCTCTCGAAGGTCGTGACGGCACACGTGAACCGCAACGGCGACGAGCCCGACGACTGA
- a CDS encoding signal peptidase I, protein MVDARRILHVLGLLVLVVVVVPFVVYAFPGAVGADHSFVVLSGSMEPEISPGDVVIVDERPTAAIEEGDVVTFVRGEGDKPVTHRVVGVEERGDTTVFTTKGDANEDVDSQPIPAGNVIGEVAVTIPYIGHVIQFAQRPVGFVVLVLLPLGLLGLSEVWAIVRKQGGDGGTVADGGGGTVATSATTTGSATVTEADADDGDGEVTLTATDLTLATGILLLVAPYTVYVALQLRNPVTFTAAFAAVFSFLGVAGLWLTARRGDTGQPATAPDSPGDGDGGEDGDEDGFSFVDDSWEDEADWTLPDDDSFGFDGDDGLDDGEPDTAFGTSAAGADDGAAVAGDPAPDASQTAPEPEQRDGTSVDDGFFDEPAPDVEPTDSGVFDDTTGGTEEVD, encoded by the coding sequence ATGGTGGACGCGAGGCGCATCCTGCACGTCCTCGGGCTGCTCGTGCTCGTCGTGGTCGTCGTGCCGTTCGTCGTCTACGCCTTCCCCGGGGCCGTCGGCGCGGACCACAGCTTCGTGGTGCTCTCGGGCAGCATGGAGCCAGAGATCTCCCCCGGGGACGTGGTCATCGTCGACGAGCGCCCGACCGCGGCCATCGAGGAGGGTGACGTCGTCACCTTCGTCAGGGGCGAGGGCGACAAGCCGGTGACCCACCGCGTCGTCGGGGTGGAGGAGCGCGGCGACACCACGGTGTTCACGACGAAGGGCGACGCGAACGAGGACGTCGACTCCCAGCCGATACCAGCCGGGAACGTCATCGGCGAGGTGGCCGTCACCATCCCGTACATCGGCCACGTCATCCAGTTCGCCCAGCGGCCGGTCGGCTTCGTCGTGCTCGTGCTCCTGCCGCTCGGGCTGCTCGGGCTCTCGGAGGTCTGGGCCATCGTCCGGAAGCAGGGCGGTGACGGAGGCACCGTGGCCGACGGAGGTGGCGGGACCGTCGCGACGAGCGCGACCACCACCGGCTCGGCGACGGTGACGGAGGCCGATGCGGACGACGGCGACGGCGAGGTCACCCTCACGGCGACGGACCTCACGCTCGCGACCGGCATCCTCCTGCTGGTGGCACCGTACACCGTGTACGTCGCCCTCCAGCTCCGGAACCCGGTGACGTTCACGGCCGCGTTCGCCGCCGTCTTCTCGTTCCTCGGCGTCGCCGGGCTCTGGCTCACCGCCCGACGCGGCGACACGGGACAGCCCGCGACCGCCCCCGATTCGCCGGGCGACGGTGACGGCGGCGAAGACGGCGACGAGGACGGGTTCTCGTTCGTCGACGACAGCTGGGAGGACGAGGCCGACTGGACACTTCCGGACGACGACAGCTTCGGGTTCGACGGGGACGACGGCCTCGACGACGGCGAACCCGACACCGCGTTCGGCACCAGCGCAGCGGGAGCCGACGACGGTGCAGCGGTGGCGGGTGACCCGGCACCGGACGCCAGTCAGACCGCACCGGAACCCGAACAGCGCGACGGCACGTCGGTCGACGACGGCTTCTTCGACGAGCCAGCTCCCGACGTCGAACCGACCGACTCCGGCGTGTTCGACGACACCACCGGCGGCACGGAGGAGGTGGACTGA
- a CDS encoding SipW-dependent-type signal peptide-containing protein, with protein sequence MTRKDIELSRRKILAGIGAAGVASVGAGMGTSAYFSDTESFDGNTMAAGELDLKVDWQQTYNGPIPSSGGEVGEHPVNAYPDSAVGEETYGDGLQDLDGVNYSGAGETDPVFNAAEVPACCDCDEDEYYVTYAGESYCISAISEDESVEEFYDYDTGEWSSLNSDIQRRNTTVLFLYEDDEGDLHLFIIHNQLDNTRSSDNGFVASVTVEGAEGNQWLNAAWVGQDEPGTDIDTYQNANGSNVAMADWAWQNRKTDGGVLGTLDEDFALRVTPALNDAATYDGNSVFQDQTDIERLVLLDGDTSTEVVLEDTVGTDGDLDSITIHSSCGIDSGSQLETPAVFQSENYPDQEHLIELDDVKPGDSGEITFSLHLCDNPGYVWFTAAGFSQDGGANPEPEQVAEGDADNDADLAENVDVTLWYDEDCDNLYDEEETEIFAGTLAQLMENLGVEEDAEEGDEGFEGMLQLDAEPDTGDVECFPAEAGFCVGFEWEVSTDVGNVIQGDTTTFDLGFYTEQCRHNDGSGPDGTTEAPTTE encoded by the coding sequence ATGACGAGAAAGGATATCGAACTGTCACGGCGGAAGATACTGGCCGGCATCGGCGCGGCGGGCGTCGCCAGCGTCGGTGCTGGCATGGGAACGAGCGCGTACTTCAGCGACACCGAATCGTTCGACGGCAACACCATGGCTGCCGGCGAGCTCGACCTCAAGGTGGACTGGCAGCAGACCTATAACGGGCCGATTCCCAGCAGTGGGGGTGAGGTCGGAGAGCACCCGGTGAACGCCTACCCGGATAGTGCAGTCGGGGAGGAAACGTATGGCGACGGTCTCCAGGATCTCGACGGCGTCAACTACTCCGGCGCGGGCGAGACCGACCCGGTGTTCAACGCTGCCGAGGTCCCCGCCTGCTGTGACTGTGACGAAGACGAGTACTACGTCACCTACGCTGGCGAATCGTACTGTATCAGCGCAATCTCGGAGGACGAAAGCGTAGAGGAGTTCTACGATTACGATACGGGGGAATGGTCGTCACTGAACAGTGACATTCAGCGACGGAACACGACTGTTCTCTTCCTGTACGAGGATGATGAAGGTGACCTCCACCTTTTCATTATCCATAATCAACTCGACAACACCAGAAGCTCGGATAATGGGTTCGTCGCTTCAGTCACTGTCGAAGGTGCTGAGGGAAACCAGTGGTTAAACGCAGCGTGGGTCGGTCAGGATGAACCTGGCACCGACATCGACACCTATCAGAACGCCAATGGGAGCAACGTCGCGATGGCTGACTGGGCCTGGCAGAATCGAAAAACCGACGGCGGCGTTCTCGGTACGTTGGACGAAGACTTCGCTCTACGGGTTACTCCGGCGTTGAACGATGCAGCTACGTACGATGGAAACTCGGTCTTCCAAGATCAGACTGACATCGAACGATTGGTGCTCCTTGACGGAGATACGTCCACAGAGGTAGTCCTCGAAGATACTGTCGGAACCGACGGTGACCTCGATTCGATCACCATCCACAGTTCCTGCGGGATCGACAGCGGCTCGCAACTGGAGACGCCCGCAGTCTTCCAGAGCGAGAACTACCCCGACCAAGAGCACCTCATCGAACTCGACGACGTGAAACCGGGAGACAGTGGAGAGATAACGTTCTCGCTGCACCTATGTGACAACCCTGGATACGTCTGGTTCACCGCCGCCGGCTTCTCACAGGACGGCGGCGCGAACCCCGAGCCCGAGCAGGTCGCTGAGGGTGACGCCGATAACGACGCGGACCTCGCCGAGAACGTCGACGTGACTCTCTGGTACGACGAGGACTGCGACAACCTCTACGACGAAGAGGAGACGGAGATCTTCGCAGGGACCCTCGCCCAACTGATGGAGAATCTCGGTGTCGAAGAGGACGCCGAGGAGGGCGACGAGGGCTTCGAGGGGATGCTCCAGCTGGACGCCGAACCGGATACCGGGGACGTTGAGTGCTTCCCCGCCGAAGCCGGCTTCTGTGTCGGCTTCGAGTGGGAGGTCTCGACGGACGTCGGCAACGTCATCCAGGGTGACACGACCACCTTCGATCTCGGCTTCTACACCGAGCAGTGCCGACACAACGACGGGAGTGGGCCGGACGGTACGACCGAGGCACCGACGACCGAGTGA
- a CDS encoding SipW-dependent-type signal peptide and vWA domain-containing protein, which produces MSNENIGLSRRKILAGIGAAGVASVGAGLGTSAYFNDVESFDGNTIAAGELDLKVDWEEHYAYPQLLGFEDPTNGLDYDILYEEPDGDDGYVGFPDPENPHVWVHEDDIPTYMANTAIEAFPDPDGDGQQEMDNDEFTYWPCDHGADLPMHLDPSAEGALRTDNGDTWNEEEEDYKPLLSLDDVKPGDFGEFTLSFHLCDNPGYVWLQAANVSESENGLTDPESEVDDSPEEPELAENIQTAWWYDTNGNNVIDSSIGEVDVMIAVDTSGSLDQEDLDQLEGFANDLSTSLDDTGNARVGGLSFGGGMVEDFTSLADGPAMFSDLEANGNTPMPAALDVAREELDVNGRSDAETFIIVFSDGGPNYPNAGYDEFPIGGGYTPGPYADGDSSNAIVENAELCETATIAADIRADHRILTVGIDDDGAITGNPDAEDCDGNSITTLSAYLRDYISGADADYYSAESIGDIGPILDDILANVAMEEEVFHRGTLADDLEALADGNGIPLDGDLSTEFDELNDPADDPDRECFDPGVNYFVGFAWWLPREVGNEVQSDSVGFDLGFYTEQCRHNDGSGETSA; this is translated from the coding sequence ATGAGCAACGAGAACATCGGACTTTCACGGCGGAAGATACTGGCCGGCATCGGCGCGGCGGGCGTCGCCAGCGTCGGCGCAGGCCTGGGGACCAGTGCCTACTTCAACGACGTCGAGTCGTTCGACGGGAACACCATCGCGGCCGGCGAACTCGACCTGAAGGTCGACTGGGAGGAGCACTACGCCTACCCCCAGCTGCTCGGCTTCGAAGACCCGACGAACGGCCTCGACTACGACATCCTGTACGAGGAACCGGACGGCGACGACGGCTACGTCGGCTTCCCGGACCCGGAGAACCCACACGTCTGGGTCCACGAGGACGACATCCCGACGTACATGGCCAACACCGCCATCGAGGCGTTCCCGGACCCGGACGGTGACGGGCAACAGGAGATGGACAACGACGAATTCACCTACTGGCCGTGCGACCACGGTGCGGACCTGCCGATGCACCTCGACCCAAGCGCTGAGGGTGCACTTAGAACTGACAACGGCGACACCTGGAACGAGGAGGAGGAGGACTACAAACCCCTCCTCAGTCTCGACGACGTGAAGCCCGGCGACTTCGGGGAGTTCACGCTGAGCTTCCACCTCTGTGACAACCCCGGCTACGTCTGGCTCCAGGCGGCGAACGTCTCGGAGTCCGAGAACGGACTGACCGACCCCGAGAGCGAGGTCGACGACTCGCCGGAGGAGCCCGAACTCGCCGAGAACATCCAGACCGCCTGGTGGTACGACACGAACGGGAACAACGTCATCGACTCCTCCATCGGCGAGGTGGACGTGATGATCGCCGTCGACACGTCCGGGTCACTCGACCAGGAGGACCTGGACCAGCTCGAGGGGTTCGCGAACGATCTCTCGACCTCGCTGGACGACACGGGTAACGCCAGAGTCGGTGGCCTCTCGTTCGGGGGTGGGATGGTCGAGGACTTCACCAGCCTGGCCGACGGTCCGGCCATGTTCAGCGACCTCGAGGCGAACGGGAACACGCCGATGCCCGCAGCGCTCGACGTCGCACGCGAGGAACTCGACGTCAACGGCCGGTCTGACGCCGAGACGTTCATCATCGTCTTCAGCGATGGCGGACCGAACTACCCGAACGCCGGGTACGACGAGTTCCCCATCGGCGGCGGGTACACGCCAGGGCCTTACGCCGACGGCGACTCGAGCAACGCCATCGTCGAGAACGCGGAGCTCTGTGAGACCGCGACCATCGCAGCCGACATCAGGGCAGACCACCGCATCCTCACCGTCGGTATCGACGATGACGGGGCGATCACGGGGAACCCCGATGCGGAGGACTGCGATGGGAACTCTATCACCACGCTCTCGGCGTACCTCCGGGACTACATCTCGGGCGCGGACGCGGACTACTACAGTGCGGAGAGCATCGGCGATATCGGGCCGATACTCGACGACATCCTTGCGAACGTCGCCATGGAAGAGGAGGTGTTCCACCGGGGGACCCTCGCGGACGACCTGGAGGCGCTGGCCGACGGGAACGGCATCCCGCTCGACGGGGACCTGTCGACGGAGTTCGACGAGTTGAACGACCCGGCCGACGACCCCGACCGGGAGTGCTTCGATCCGGGTGTGAACTACTTCGTCGGCTTCGCGTGGTGGCTCCCCCGGGAGGTCGGCAACGAAGTCCAGAGCGACTCGGTCGGCTTCGACCTCGGCTTCTACACCGAGCAGTGCCGCCACAACGACGGCAGCGGTGAAACCTCCGCATAG